Proteins from one Patescibacteria group bacterium genomic window:
- a CDS encoding TrmH family RNA methyltransferase, producing MTTTKDFYIICHNIRSLYNIGTMFRTADALGLSQLFLTGYSGRPPRKEISKVALGAEESVSWQYYKNISYLIKKLKSRGVSIVALETDKRSINYLDFKPKFPLALIVGNEVRGISKSTLKNADYIIELPMHGIKESLNVGVAMAVAGYYIGQFKN from the coding sequence ATGACAACAACTAAAGATTTTTATATAATCTGCCACAATATTAGGAGTTTATATAATATTGGGACTATGTTTAGGACAGCTGATGCCTTGGGGCTTAGTCAGCTGTTTTTGACAGGTTATAGTGGTCGTCCGCCCAGAAAAGAAATATCTAAGGTAGCCCTAGGTGCCGAAGAGTCTGTATCTTGGCAGTATTATAAAAATATTTCTTATTTAATAAAAAAATTAAAAAGCAGAGGAGTGTCTATCGTAGCTTTGGAGACTGACAAAAGATCTATCAACTATCTAGATTTTAAACCAAAATTTCCTCTAGCTCTTATAGTAGGTAATGAAGTACGAGGGATATCAAAATCAACTCTCAAAAACGCTGATTACATAATAGAGCTACCAATGCATGGCATCAAAGAATCTCTCAATGTTGGTGTGGCTATGGCAGTGGCTGGTTATTATATTGGTCAGTTTAAAAACTAG
- a CDS encoding carbohydrate kinase family protein, which produces MIKNKVTTIGGATRDIMFYTDDMLILDNKADLLRQKLIAFEYGAKIYSKDVYLTFGGGGMNTAVNFANLGISTQTVLSLGSDLVGLEIIKYLKDKKISTKFVQTQKNIHTGTSFIVNVGHFNEHVIFAYRGANEKMDLSKAVIKKINTDWVYLTSLSGNFKAGLDNIFDQALKKNIKIAWNPGSNQLKMGLKKLARYMKHTTIFDVNRDEALELVISIKGKNIKNNINQLLKFLHSYGQKITVITDGHKGAYVYDGEKTYFRAASKKRGINTTGAGDSFGSSFVAGLIRYKGNVEKSLKLAIINSNAVIMKIGAQEGLLTVRDLKKYNL; this is translated from the coding sequence ATGATAAAAAATAAAGTTACTACCATTGGCGGAGCAACTCGCGATATAATGTTTTATACTGATGATATGCTTATTTTGGATAATAAAGCCGATTTGCTTCGTCAAAAGCTGATTGCTTTTGAATACGGCGCCAAGATTTATAGTAAAGATGTTTACTTGACTTTTGGTGGCGGGGGTATGAATACGGCAGTCAATTTTGCTAATTTGGGCATCAGCACTCAGACGGTTTTGTCTTTGGGTAGTGATTTGGTGGGACTTGAAATAATCAAATATCTGAAGGATAAAAAAATCTCTACCAAATTTGTCCAAACTCAAAAAAATATTCATACCGGCACCTCATTTATTGTCAATGTTGGCCACTTCAATGAACATGTTATCTTTGCCTACCGTGGTGCCAATGAAAAAATGGATTTATCCAAAGCAGTTATTAAAAAGATAAATACAGACTGGGTTTATTTGACTTCACTTTCTGGTAATTTTAAAGCGGGTTTGGATAATATTTTTGATCAGGCGCTAAAGAAAAATATAAAAATAGCCTGGAATCCTGGGTCAAATCAGCTCAAAATGGGCCTAAAAAAACTGGCTAGATATATGAAACATACCACTATTTTTGATGTCAATCGTGATGAAGCTTTGGAATTAGTAATTAGTATCAAAGGCAAAAACATTAAAAATAATATTAATCAGCTTTTAAAATTTTTGCATAGTTATGGTCAAAAAATAACAGTCATTACCGATGGACACAAAGGCGCTTATGTTTATGACGGCGAAAAGACATATTTTCGGGCAGCTTCTAAAAAACGTGGTATCAATACTACCGGAGCTGGTGATTCTTTTGGTTCCAGTTTTGTAGCCGGTCTTATCAGATACAAAGGTAATGTAGAAAAATCTCTCAAGCTGGCCATTATAAACAGTAATGCAGTAATTATGAAAATTGGTGCTCAAGAGGGTTTGCTGACAGTCAGGGATTTAAAAAAATATAATTTATAA